Within the Vagococcus carniphilus genome, the region GACATTTGTATTTCACTATCTACCCACTTAACCGCATAACGACTATCTAAACCATTGTAAAAACGATTATCTTGATTCATAATCGCAAAAGTTGCTCCTGCAATTCCTTTTTTCGTTTGACTATCTATTTTTTTGAAAGCAATTCGTGGAATATCATTTTTTACAACTAGTTTTTCAAAACTCTTTGTAGCCGTATCTTTTTCAAATTGAACCACTTTTCCTTGTTGCAATTCTTTGCTAACAGTAAATCCTTCTGGTGCTTGTGTTTCGAAAAGCAGATAATTAGATTTCGCTCTCAAATTACCAAATCTAAGTTCACCTTTTTCATTTGTTTCTCCTGAACGAACTAGACGTTTTTTCTGACCATTCGATTCTGACCATAATTCAAATTTAGCTCCTGCTAAAGGTTTTTCATCTTTTGAATTTTTATCAACTTTAACAATTGTTACTGATGCACTAGATCCTTCAGCCGTTCCACCTGTTACAACAACTTCTTTTTCAGAACTAATTTCTTCTGAAATAACTTGTTCGTTTTCACCTTTTATAGCTAACTTATTTGATACCGTATCATTTTTTAAACTTGAATTAATTGCTGAGCGATACTCTAAATAGTAGGCTGTATCAATTTCTTTTAAGAACTTAATCGTTAAAACTTGCTGTCCTGTTTCATTGTTACTCTTTAAATCAACAGAATAATCTTTGCCCTGTTCTAACTCTTCTTTTGAATTTTTAGTAATTTTTCCTTCAATAGATACATGGGTCCCAAAAATCTTAATCGATTGTTCATCAATGATTTGATTAGGAGACGGTGTATCAATGATTGTTACGTCCTTCAAAGTTGATTGAGATGGATTGATTTTTACATCCCAATTAACAAACTCTCCTTTTTGATCCCCTGATTTAGTCGCAAAAACACCACCATTTTTCGCTTCAGTTGAAGCGTCTACCTCTACTTCATGGTCTTTATTTTTATAGGTTGCTTTATTATAGTAGCGTCCTTTTCCAATTATAGTTTCATCTAAAGTCGTATCAAATTTTAAGACATAAACTTTGTTGGTTTTTTCTGGTAGATTAACAGTTATTTTTTCATCTTCTATTTTAGCAACATTAGGAACTTCCTTAATTAATCCGGCTAAATTACCGTTTTCATACAGGTGCCCTTCATAAACTTTAACACTTTCTGGTACTAATTTTTGATTATCACCAATAATAGGATCAACAATTGTGGCATTTTCTAAAGTATCTTGGTTATAGTTAACAATTACTGACCAGTTCATTTTTTTAGTTTTTGCATTGTAGCTGACTTCTTTTTTAGCGTCATCTACGAATTCTTTATCGACTTTAACGTCCTTATTAGCATCATTATGGTACGTTTTACCATCTTTATCTTTCCAACTAGTTTCTACTTTGTTGTTGAATTTTTCATCACGTCTCTTAAAATCTGTTTCATAATAAATTTCATAGGTCTTATCTGTTTTTTCAGCACGTGCTCCTAAAAATACTACCTCAAATGAATGCTCTGTATTGGTTAATTTGTAATCTACGCCTTCTTTTAATGGTTCTTGATTGCCAGCTTCTCTTAGCTTAAAGCTATCTCGATTAAAAGTTAAATTATCGGTCATCGTATCTGTTAAAGACCAATTACGTAATTCATACCTATATTTATTAACCGTAATATCCCATTTCATCTTACGATTACGATAATCTATTCTGACGTCTTTTGTTACACCATTTCGATTAATTTGACCCTCTTTGACATCTTTGATATTTGTATCTGTTTCAACGGTGTTTTTAAAATTAATTTTTTCATTTGATAAATTATCATCTATGACAATATTAGCTTTTGTTAAATAATTAATCGTTACTGCTTTATCTAAACCATTTGGAAACGTGATAGTCATTTGTTTGGTTTTATCATTAAATGTCACCACATAATCCTCTTTAGCTAATTTGTTATTATTTAAGTCCCTAATTTCTACTGAATCTTTATCGTAATCTAAGACATCGCTTGCTAAAGTATCTGTTATATAGCTTCCTTTTTTAAGTGTTTTCTCACCAGAGTTATAATCAATGGTCCAACTATAAATATGTCCATTTCCTGAAGATACTTCTCTACCACCAGACTTAGCAATTAACTGTTTGTAATATTGATTTGCACTGGCTTTTGCCTTATAGTCCTCTTTGTTGTTATTTAATGTTGCCGTGTTTTCGAACGTTACATAGCCACCTTCATAAGGAATTTTACTGTCCAAAATTTTAGTGTCATAGACTAATTCAAAAGATTCTCTTGTTTTAGCATATTTACCAATAAAGGTAACTACACTTCCATCCAGAATATAATCTGTTCCTTCTACTAAAGGCGTCTCACTAATAGAAGCAATACTTCCATCTAAATTAAGTGTTTGAGAGTAAATTTTTAAACTCTCTAGTTCTGTTCCATCTGGTAGGGGATCAGAGACAGTTGCATTTTGTAGTAAATCTAAGGTTTTATTAATAGATACTCGCCAAGTAATTTTTTTGTTATCTGTAAGCCCATCAAATGTCTTTTCAATAGCTTTTACATTTTTAGGACGAACATTAACAATGATTGATTCAACTTCGTCATTAACAGGTGTTGATATCTTATGTTCTCCTGCAAGTATTTCTTTACTTAAACTTTTAGCATACTCTGTTGTTCCAAAGATATCATGTTCTTTTTCCACTAACTCATTAAATTCCCAACGAATTCTTCCATCTGCTGTTATTTCATAAGTTCCATAAACTTTATCATCTTTACCATTCAAATCGTATTTCCCAGGTTCAATTATCATTTTTCCTGGTAGTTTCGTTTCGTAATAATCGCCAGCTTGAAGCAACTCTTCACTTAATAATCTTTCAGGTATTTCCCAATCATATTCAAGTCTGATCGTTGCATCTATCGGAATAGATTCTTTTTCATGGTCAAGCAAATTACCTTTTTTGTCATAAACCTCAATTGATGCTCCCGTAAAGAACTTTTCTGGAGAAATCATTTTATCCTTGATGTTAATTGGTTCTCTTTCTTCAGATTCTTTTTTAGTAGCTTGTTTTTTTAATGCTTTTGGTTGACTCTCTTCATTATTCTTTGTCACTTCTTTTTCTGAAGATACTGTACTTTCTTCTATCTTTTCTTTACTATCAGAAGACTGATTTAATTCTTCTGTCGATTGACTAGTTGCCAAGATATCATCTAATTGCGATGACTCACTTGTCTCCTTTACTTCACTAATTACCGTTTCACTAGCCATCGTTCCGACAACTGCTTGAACAGGTTGGATTACTGTAGAAAATAAAATAGTTCCTACCGCAAAAAGTGAATACCATTTTTTAAATTGTTTCATTCTAACTCATCCTTTTCTTTTATTTTAAAAATTTGACTAAGCTAAATGGAGTAGCAAAGCCCTTCCCTTTTCAACTACAACAAAAAAAGCCCGTATTAGAGCTTTTTACATGCCTACTTAGTATAGTCAATTCACTTTTCAAAATTTTATCTCTTTTTATATAGGTGTCTGTAATTTTTAGAAATATTGGTTTTGTTTTTTTATTTATCCCTCCTTTTAATTTTCAAGTAGACTAATCAAAAAAATTTTTTTGATTAACTTACATTGTTTTTAAAATAACAAAGAGACATAATAGTAATTTTTAAACTTTAATGAATTGTCAAATTGCTTTCATTTATTTTTCCTAAATTTCACAAAATAAATTATAATAAACGTTATATAAAAAGAATGATTATTAACTAGATTTAACAAAAAGGCAAAATTTTTAGTATATTTTTATATTTTAGTCGAAAAAAAGGTCTTTTTTTTAACAAAAAAAAACATCCAGATAGTTTCACCTAATTTTCTGGATGTTTTCATTATTTTAAAATTTAATTTAAGTTTGTGAATTTTATATTTATTTAGTTAATACTATACGTATTCGATGATTCTTTTGAATAACAGAAATTGATTTATTTTTAGTTTTTAACCACTTCATTTTCTTTTCTTTTAATAAAGTGACACCAAAAGTTCCCAATATTTTTTTAGGATTCTTTCTTAAAGCTAAATCATACTGTCCTCCTGGTAATTTATCAATTCCGATTTGCCCATCATTTTGACTAGTAAGCACAACTAATTGTCCGTTTCGCTTCAACGGTTTTTTGCTATTTTTTCGGTAAATAATAAACTCTTCTGCTACAATAGGTAACTTCTTAGTTTGACTAATATAAAAAGTGACATCATAATATTTCTTACTCAGCAAGTATTGAACAATCAGTCGGTAACTTACAAAAATACTGCCAAGCAAGAATAGTCCAATACCAACTATTATTGCTACTTGCTGCCATTTAAACTTTTTCTGACTCGCGTTTGCTTTTTTCTTCATCTCATCAGTCACCGGGATTCGCTTACCCGTCACGATTAATCGATGGCTATTAATCATATAAGGGGTACACGTTAAGAGTGTGACTAAGTCTGATTCTGGCTCTAGTTTTAAAAAGTCAGTTTCATCAGGTTTGACTGTTCTTATTTCAACCACTTCATACGCCAAAGTTTCCCCAACAGATTCAACTAAGAAAAAATCCTCTTTTTTTAGTTGATCTAAATGTCTGAAAAGCAGTCTTTCTGCTAAACCACGATGTGCTGAAATAACAGAATGCGTTCCTTTACCTCCAGTTGGCATCGATGTTCCTTGTAAAACACCTGCTCCATTTTCTAATATTTGATTCGTAATAGTATCAAATAAAGGAATTGAAACATCTATTTTAGGGATACTCACCGAACCAATTAAATGTTCTTTTAAATCAATTGAAGTCGTATCAACTTGGCTAGCATCAAAAGGATCATGTTGAACAACTAAACCGTTCACTTTTATAGCATTGTTTTTCTTCTTCATCTGGTTCTCTTTTTGAGAATTTTCTATCTGTTCTCTTTTTGCTAATTCTTTTAAACGGTACTGATCAATGAAGTAATTAGCCGCATTACTATAAAAAGGATAAGTAAAAACTAAACATCCTAGTAAAAAAATTAATAGTAAACCTAATTTTTTTATGACTATTTTTTTCATTTTTTACTACTCCTTACTAACTTTCAATTCCCATTGACTATCGCTTTTTTTGGACAAACAAGTCGAGAAATAAGTATCTTTATAATGTTTAACAAAACAAATAATTTCTAATGATTTACCTTTTTCTTCTTTTGGTATTAACAAATATCTACCACCCTTTATTCCTTTAAGACGAATCTCACCCTTTGTATTACTCTTTGTTTCAATTAACGAAGGATTTTTTTTGGAATCGACTAATACAAAAGATTGATTAGCTTCACTAATTCCATCATAAAGTACTTGTACTTTCAAACGGTAACGTCTTCCCGTAATTTGATAATTAATATACTGTCTATAAATCACGTATAACAATAAACTCACTAGAGATATTAGCAACATCAAATAAAATACTAATGCAATATTATTTTTCTTATTAATTTCTTGCTCTTTTTGCTTCATTTGTTTTTGATCAACAGGTACTCGGTGACCTCTTACTAATAAGCGATGCGTATTGACCATATAAGGAGTACAAGTAACTAGCGTTAAATAATCCTCGCCTTCTTGTATTTTTAAGTCATCCAATTGATTAGGTAAAACCGTTTTGATTTGATCTACTTTATAAGCTAAATTCTTTTCTGCTATCTTTAAATAAATCACATCACCTATCACTAAATCCTTTAAATCAGTAAATAGTTTTTTACTTGGTAATCCTGTATGTCCTGTTAAGACAGCGTGACTGCTTTTACCACCCGTTGGATAAGATGAACCAGGAAGTAACGTGATACCTTCTTGTAAAAAAGAAGGAGTTGTTTCATCAAAAATCGGTAATTGACTATTTATTTTGGGGATACTAATCGAACCAATCAGATGTTCACTTATTTCATTTTTAGTTAAAGGGCTGCTTTTTTCTACTTCATCAAATAGCTCTGTTTCAAGTTGAATCCCTAATGTAGGATTATTCTTTATTTCTTCAGCTCGTTTTCTTTCTTTCTGCTGTTGTTTTTCTGCCTCTTGCTCTGTTTGTTTTGATAACTGCTCAATTCGGTAATGATCAATCTGTGCATTAAGAATATTCGCAACAAATGGATACAAAAAGGTAAAGGCACCTACTACAAAAGTCGTTACTATTGCTAATTTTAATATAATAGCTTTTCTTTCTGATGTCATTTTCTCCCCACCTTTTCCCCTAAGAACAAAAAAGCTGAAACATTTTGGCTTCAGCTTTTTATTTTATCACGTTAAATCTCTGTTTCAACTTTACTACGACGGTACCATACTGCTGCACCAGCCATTAATATACTACCTGCTACTAAGAATAAATAGATACCATTACCACCTGTTGATGGTAACAACCCTTTTTTAATATTTTTTACAGATAGGACTTCTGTTTCAAATTGATCTTTAACAACATCAAACATAACTGGTTTATCAAGTATCGCATAACCACTTGGTGCTTCATATTCAACTACTGCATAAGAAATACCTGTTGGTAATTTTTCTGAATACTCTAAACCTGTTACTTCAAATTGACCTGATGCATTTGATTCAAAAGAAGTGGCATTATCTTTTGCTTCATTCCAAGTATACTTACCATTTAGATAAGTTGCATATGAAATGATCTTACCTTCTGTATTCACTTTAACTAAATTAAATTTAGCTCCTGCTAATACTTTACCACTTTTATCATCAATTTTTTTGAATTTTTTACCACCTGTATATACTTTAGGCCCAACA harbors:
- a CDS encoding class C sortase — encoded protein: MTSERKAIILKLAIVTTFVVGAFTFLYPFVANILNAQIDHYRIEQLSKQTEQEAEKQQQKERKRAEEIKNNPTLGIQLETELFDEVEKSSPLTKNEISEHLIGSISIPKINSQLPIFDETTPSFLQEGITLLPGSSYPTGGKSSHAVLTGHTGLPSKKLFTDLKDLVIGDVIYLKIAEKNLAYKVDQIKTVLPNQLDDLKIQEGEDYLTLVTCTPYMVNTHRLLVRGHRVPVDQKQMKQKEQEINKKNNIALVFYLMLLISLVSLLLYVIYRQYINYQITGRRYRLKVQVLYDGISEANQSFVLVDSKKNPSLIETKSNTKGEIRLKGIKGGRYLLIPKEEKGKSLEIICFVKHYKDTYFSTCLSKKSDSQWELKVSKE
- a CDS encoding class C sortase, which gives rise to MKKIVIKKLGLLLIFLLGCLVFTYPFYSNAANYFIDQYRLKELAKREQIENSQKENQMKKKNNAIKVNGLVVQHDPFDASQVDTTSIDLKEHLIGSVSIPKIDVSIPLFDTITNQILENGAGVLQGTSMPTGGKGTHSVISAHRGLAERLLFRHLDQLKKEDFFLVESVGETLAYEVVEIRTVKPDETDFLKLEPESDLVTLLTCTPYMINSHRLIVTGKRIPVTDEMKKKANASQKKFKWQQVAIIVGIGLFLLGSIFVSYRLIVQYLLSKKYYDVTFYISQTKKLPIVAEEFIIYRKNSKKPLKRNGQLVVLTSQNDGQIGIDKLPGGQYDLALRKNPKKILGTFGVTLLKEKKMKWLKTKNKSISVIQKNHRIRIVLTK